The genomic window TACTCTAATATAGGCATATAATATTCCCATTATTTTATCCCAATTAGCAAATAAGGAAAGGATAAATTGGTGTGTTGAAGATGTAACCCACACATTGCAAAATTTGTTCCAAATAATGTTACCAACGGGATACGTAAACATTATTTGTAGCATTAGCATGCATCAGTATCATCTCTTAAGTAAGTAACCCTTTTTATTTGCGAAGCAGAAGATGCCAATTTGTATATCATCAAGTTTTTTTCTTATTGATCACGCATCTGTTCCGAGAATATTATCTTTCTCATTTATGATCTTCTGAAACTTAATTGAACAAAAGGTTCTAATTTGGTTTTGTTTACAATGatgaaattataataatttgagTAAATTACAATTACCTTGAAAAAGCttaaataatacttttttaaataaataaataaatatttttgagatGACAATTAACTTTAAACTACTATTTTATATCAAAAAAGTTTAAGTCATCATTTAAGAaactaattttcttttctttgaaagttttattattaattttattattttagaatataaaatttaatatataaaagtttttttttaatcaactttaGTAATTTATctgagattttattttattttgtatagatttataatttattaagaACACTTAACATGTTAACAATgtgagtaaaaaaaatgaaaatatatgaatttgaagttttattattatattaaaatggaGTTTTACTAAAAGATGAAGAGttaaatttgttaatttaaATGAGTTTAATCTGAgctatatattatttaaatcatTTGATTCATGAGCTAACTCAATTATTTACACATACAAACACATATGGaatacttcaatttttttaaaataatattttattagtcCTATGATCATTTGTACAACAAGCACGTTGAATGTAATGAATATCAATATATTCATACTTTattttgttggatttattttctttgatcTATTGGGAAGGAAAATAATATTGTTGAACTAATATTATTATGGTTGTGTGCCAaagaaatattaatatattattatggtTGTTTATTCTATAGAAACTATGTTGGGCCTGTTTGCTATTGTGTTGGAAATTTCCtgactaatattattattattattattaatgtttgCTATTAAAATGGGTGTTGTTTACTAGTTCTATCTGTTGTAATTGTTAGTTGAAGCTGTATGTGATTACTAGATTGTTATGTTACAATGttgattatattatattttgttgttgattgtgtaaAATGGGATCATTTTTATGTGTTGaccattaaattattaatttaaaaggtcaaagattttaaaaattgacATTTAAATTATGTGATTCGAGCTAACGATCTGAATCAAgttgtttgaattgaattgagttTGAGTCGAATGGAGTGATGTTTGACTTTAAACAACATATGATGTGCATCGTTACTCTATAATTTTCAATGTGTCCAAGCTTTGTAAGTTGATCAATAGTCACATTAAGTTGTTGGAGTtggttgaaattgaaatatttgaaaAAGTTCCACACTGTCCAGTGTGATCAAGGATGAGGGATGCCATGTTATATATATTGGCTTTAATTATTTGCTACAAGATGCATCACTTGAAATATTAAACTTGTATATGACTTTCTCATTTTCTCTTATACTATTGTCTTAGTGACATGATATTAAGATATTTGCTTTGAAGAGTGCGGATATATTGAAGACTGCTGAGTGTTTGAGAGAAGTCCGTGTGTTCTAAGTTTTCGCATAGTGTCATGCATGTTGTGATATTTCTTCGCTTCTGTCACTTCAATGGTGTATGTCTATGAGTGTTTTTATGGTAACATTACAAGTGGCAGTAACAAATTAATAGATAACAAGTTAAGATTTAACGATTCTCTCTGATTCTGAAGATTAAATGTTATGATTAAATTCAATTACAGGATAAAAAACAGCATTCACAATGAAGCAGAAATCAACAAATACACTAGGGGTATAACTGTGTTTCATTTATTTCTAGAGACATTGACATTGTCGAGCTACCAGCTAGTGTTTGCACACACAATCTCCAGATATCAATTTCTTCGGTATGTTAATTTTCTGTCTTCTGTGGTTACAATACTGTTCAGGGTTTATCTGATCCCTTTTTACTTCCTGTAATCATCAATAATGCGATATGTTAAGCTCAATACGAAGCAGAAATACTAAaagcactttttttttcttccaatgtACTGCTTTTTATGAGGTAAATTTCATGTGAGTCTCGAAAAAAAGTGTTAGAATTTTTTAGTGAGACACATAAAACACAACCAATAACAAAGAGATTGTAAAACAGTGTGTAAGAACATACCACTTGTAGATTTGTACAACGCGCCTTTTGTTCATCAACATCATTGCTATGTCGCCTCATCAGAAAGCcctttatatttgttttctgCCCTACCATCAATAATCATCGCCGTttctaaataaattaataaaagtaaGAGAGAACATTTATCTGTTTAGTTGCAAAGGATTCTTATTAAGACAACGGCATTAAGACCGAACACAAAGTCGACAGTTAAAGGATTCTGCCGGTCCAGAAAAAATGTTGTTTCGTGCCTATTTCAGTCTCGaatgtaaattataaaaatggGGGAAAAAAGTGTTGTGCATTATGTATACTTGCCTGTCACTATGACGCACTAAAATAAGGTAAGCAGGATCTTGGCAAGATATCTGGAACAGCTGCAATACTACATAGACGCAACTAGTAATgctgaaaattttgaaaagtaaaTTACCGTCagccataaaaaaataaaatgttattgtTGAAACCTAGTGAAGCATGCACCAATAGGCAAACATAAAATAGTGCGACTGTGGACTAACCTGCCAAAACATATCAATAGAATCACCCAAAAGACCGCGTAAATCCAACTAGATTCTTTGTAGGCAACCCAGACCTGGTATTGTATGAATAGTTACGATACTTAAATCCAAATGAAAAACAAAGTACACTGAATACTGATATTAAagttttcatatttatatacagCATTGATCATAACACTGTGTTCACAGAATcacaaatattttgaatttgattatcTCAAGATCATTTAGTAGTCACTAGTAAGAATCAAACAGACCAGTCTCACAAGTATTGACAATTTCTCCCATATTGCACTTGGAACCacaaaattcatttataatGTTAAAGAAGTGTCTTAACATCTATTCATGGACAAATGGAAACAGTTTTAAAGGGCTTTTTGAATATTAATCCTTcgagttaataaaaaaattgtacaatttggagttgctaaGGTTAAGAAGATGTAGACATACTGATAGAGCTGCAACGTTGATGTAGAAGTCAACTAGTGTTGCTTCCATCCACCTGCAAAAAATTTGGAGCTTATGACATTCACTTAAAACATAAACGACTGCCAGAAACAGAAGctgtgcagaaatttactcgcaTAAGCATGATAAAGTTGCAAATATATACTTGAATGACACACAGAAAGTACATGTTTTTCCTTTGTGAATATTTCAATTAGGAAAATGAAGAGTGAAAAAACACTTTATAAATCACAACTGTCAAAACCAATATTGTCCACACTTCTATGCATAAGTTTTCTAATGATTAGCATATAATATAAGTATATAACGGGAGCAAGTATTTATAGATGCTTTAGTAAGATATATCGTCTTATTTGGATTTACTAAGATCAAGTCGGATGATTGCTTGAAAGAGTAGAATAGGCTACAAAAGCcgatgaaaatataaatatttgaaattaatttaatattgatGGTTGTGCATTTGACGCCAAAGTCAAACGTTGAAGATTGCCACCATTCACCAACATGCCATGCAAATTTGTACTCATCTTcaaaaaatggtttttctaAGGCCTTATAAGTTATAAGGTTCATGATGCATGATGAAGCCACTCCATCACAAtaatttgtaaaaatttaaCTCAAACAAAGAGAGTACAATATCATAGATAACTTGTTGAGGAGAGATAAATTTAATGAATCGTATAGAAGACAGTACATAAAACGTGGAATGTGAGTGATAATGATgatgcttcttcaaaaaaaaaaaaaaagaagaaaatgcacGCAGTTTGTGCTTATATCAGAAGGGTTTGACATCTGTATGTGGACAAGAAGAATAACATCATGAATAGTGATAACAATAACAAATATGAAGCACTTACGGAGTCAATAGTTCTGTACGGAAAGGAGAACCATCAGTGACAAGAGTGTATACCAAGGTTCCAAGCATGACAACACCCAAAATGCTGAAAAGGATTCGTAGAGTCGCAACAATAGAACAATTTGTTTTTGAATCTGTGCCACTCCTAAATAGAAAACGTCACATTATATTAGAACTGATGGTGAAAATCAAGACATtaaacataaaatcatacagaaAACTGAAGTAGAGAAAAATGTACTCTATAGTTGTTTTTTTGTAGACATACTTGTGTGGATGTCGCAATAGAACATAATACATAGGATCCTGTGAAGATTCTTGAGATGACAGCTTCAAAAATTGCACAACAATATAGGCGGATGTAGCAATGCTGAAACAATACAAAAATCCAAAAGGAAATGGAAAAATAAATCAGCACTTGAGATTCCTTTAAGCGATCGTAGACAAGATAAGATACAACCTAGAAAATTCAATTTGAGATTTTATAATAGGAATATTTTGCTTTTCTATAATATGATTAAAATCAGCGTATCTTGTCAGCTTTCACTATAAGTGCAACAAGTGActggaagaaaagaaagaaactcaTATCCAGTAGAGATCTTATTACAAGAGAGACCAAAGGGAATTATTCAGTAAAAAAGAGATTCTTTACATACACTCAATTCAAAGATGAAATATATAGCATTATCAGATCCTCTAGCTGAAAAGAGATTCTTCTCATAGCTTAGATTATAGATAGGCTTTTATGTTAACACTTGCCTTGATTAAGCAATAATGAAAACACTAGTGATCATCAAATCATGACAGAAAACGATACCTTCCAAGGGAGATAAGTAAAACTATCCATAGAATTGAGCTGACCCAATTTGCCTCCTTGTAAACAACCCAGGCCTGATGTGACAGAAAAACATAAGTTAGTGCTGATGAAAGTTATGTTGAAAAGTGATACGGATACATTACCAATTAGACAATGTTCCATTAAGCATTGGTCACATTACATATATTTTATAAGtgcttattatatatatataaaaaccaaactgttttcataagttatcttgAAGTACTTATGGAGATAGTTGTTTCTGTAAGCTCTCCCAGACAGTCTCGCATGTGTTTATGCCAATCGACAAGCTCAAACAAGCCGGATCAAGAGGGACTGCAACAGGAAAAAGAATTGGAACAGAACTTGAATCACCAGAAAAACTAGTGGGAGTCTCTCGAATTGAATCACCAAAATCAATAGGAACAGTATCTAGATTTTTATGTTTACTAACCATATCACACTGCCACTACAAACCTAAAAACATCTCGAGGAACATCCATTTGAGAAAGTCTTGACACAATGGTAGCTTCTTGCATTATTTTATCCTTCAAGACATTTGAAAATGTGTGGCACTGTGTCACAAATAGTTGGAAACTTTCTAGCCACTCAAAATGTGCATATTTGTGCACCTAAAATCTACGGTGGCTAAACCCTAAGACAAAGAACTAGGATATTGAACATTGCTCTGGATACCAACTTAACTAGGTTATAAAGACTTATATTCAAGAGATTATCTCTCAAGAAAggaaaaaatagtaaataaggAAACTATATCAATGCTAATAAACAGAGAATCATCAACCAACCTATCAGTCTATCAGTAATAATGCGTCATTCTTGTCCCGTGAGCTTGGCTCAATTGGttggacattgcattatatatgcaggggaccgggattcgaaccccgatcatcccacttatccactttaagggtggaatttctagccgctagctacttgaccaaaaaaaaaaaaatccgtcTTTCTTTACATCTTTTAATTCCATCTGTAAGCTGATATTATTTACATTCGAATcacataatataaatatttagaACTTCTGAAAATGATTATAGAGTTAAGTAGTTAACTTACACTCAAAATTGTAACGTTGATATAGAAATCAATCAAAGTTGCTGCCATCCACctgaatcaaataaaaaaagcaTAGGTTCTATTGTTTATGATCTttctattatatattaatattaaagtgaaaataaaaataataatgaacaaAGAAAACAGAGCAACATAGTGAGAATGAgtgggagagagagagatatatTACGGAGTGAGAAGGTCTTTGCGAAAGGGGAAACCATCAGTTATGAGTGTGTAAAGAAGGACAGCAAGCATGAGAGTTCCCAGCACACTGAACAGAGTTTTCAAACCATTTGCCAATGAAATCATCGCCATTTGGTAGTTTGAGACACAAAGAGTTTTGCAATAgcagggaagaagaagaagaagaaaggagTGTTTGGGAAATAAATAGATAACATGGGGACACCAGAGAACCACGTTGCACCTTGCGTGCTTACAAGAAAAATCAAAGATGCATCATCACCTTCAAATTATGAATTCACACTTTTTTTTAGTTTCATGCGGTGTCTGTCTGCGTAgagattctttacacatacattccAATGATGaattgtcacatcatttaatgaatatgacaTATCCCAATGATGaattgtcacatcatttaatgaatatgacatatcgtgtgtttttaaatatcatacatgatgtgtcggtatattattagatgcataaaataactttacactgatgGTGCATAgctgcatataaattaaattctttttttttttctttttaattttataatggaGTAGAAGATCGAATTCAGACATGATGTACTACCAAACTCCTggaccaaacctagtggttaattcacattcattcatttgttaattttgtgttattttttaagaacttaatttatataattattttacacatgcattcaataatatattaacaaattATGTAATGTGCTTTAAAATACATGATATGTGTTATAATCATCAAATAATGTGGCTACACGTTATtcaatgcatgtgtaaaataattttaggcCGATAACAATTGAACTCGTTTTTTAACATAGAAAACTCATTGTTAAGATGAGAAATTTGATGTAAAATTTGTATAAAACAGCTTGTCTTGAAAATGGGAGGAGCCTTGATTTATGTATTActagttattaaaaaaaaaactctatatCCAAAAAATACAAATTCTTCCCTTCCAACTAAATTTTTTCATGTCAGACATGAATCAAGCCTCTGACCACTTGTTTAAGCCTTTAAGGGTAATCAAGACTCTTACCACTAAGACCAATTCAGTAGTTGACTTTTTATGAGCAAACTTTGAATGTTGCATTCTTCACCTAATTTATTAATGGTTCTTGCTAACAAGTCAATATCATTCCAACCAGTCCAACAATAATTCATCATGGTGGAAATGAACGGGACCAACCAGTCCAACAATACCTGGAACATTcaaaaattatagtaatagTAATTTTTACTTGCAAAAAAATCAACTGTGACACAATGCTAAGAAATATCATGCACAAATTAATGTCTGCTAAGTATCATTCAAACAGAATATAAGCATTCCATGTCACATCTCAATTTGAACACCAAAGAAACAAAACTCACTTTAAGCCTATCTAATTCGTGGTAATCAAACCGAATATTTTTTCCAACAGTCTCGAGTTCATCTTCCCAAAATAAGACTACTATCAAAATGGGAACATCAAGGGTACACAATTTACCCAAACAATCATGGCATACAGTGTACACCATATGACCAAAAAGaatttgaagaatttgaaaCACAGCATTGAGGTAGAGTGTCTGAAATTTTTCTGTATTTCCATTTCAGCATGCACATCCACCACCCCTCTGCTCATTCTCTGGAACCGCCTCGGGAATCCCTTGAAAGTATCTGCAATTCAAATTGAAATAATGCTTTCAGAAGTCAGAAAAGCAGTTATCTGCACACAACTCATTCTGAAACTTAAAAAGGTAACGTAGCCTAACAAATACAATTTGtatgagtaaaaatagtgtCTTTATGACAACTGGTTTAGGTTGTTACTAGTTTACATGACTTGTGCAATTTCCCCAAACGCAGTTTTAATATCACGAACTCCATCACTACTGATATTTGTAATAGGAGTCTTCCTTACAATTCTTTTcaaagagattttttttaagattattGGATTTCTTCATTATAGCTTTCGTGGGAAAAAATGGGTTAAACACCTCAAAATTTGTTATATCATTGAAAGACCAATATCTCTCGTGTATATTCAAGCCTTCCCATCTGGCATTTGTCGACCTTTTACCTTTTCCTTTGCACTCTAATCTTTGAACCAACAACTATATCTTTTTCATAGATTTCTGATAGGTACCAGAACTCAGAAGAGAAGAAAACCAAGAAAAATGTATTGATTACTctattgttgaaaatgaactCTCTTTACAAGATAATGTAGAAAATGGCAATAGAATGGAACTGTATGCTCCTTGCAAGATGATCAATAACAAAACAGTAAAAGATAAAGCTAATTCTAAGAGAGAAGTAACTTCTCTACTCAGCCCAAAACCactaaaacaaatttataactTTCAAATGCCCTCTTCGGTTATGCTTCCCTCCTCACTGTATGCCACTTGTCCCATTCTGTTATTTCTACCCCCACTACTAATGGGCTTATTTATCAGTATCACTAATAGCGGGCCTGCCTATCACTAGGGGGAAGGTAAGGCAAGTCAACCCACCAAAGCTTGCTTCTTTTTTTGCTCAATTTTAGGCATGCTAAAACACCTAACCTggtatttttattaatagaggTTTCATCCAACAACCCTCCTTTGGGCCAAGTAGGTGTAGATTTCATGCATCACAGCAAACAATGATGGGCATAGTAGAAATAGTGTGCAACGGTAGCAACTCAAAACCAGTTGTAAACAATGAAGAATAAGTTGTGATTCTTGTGAAAATTCTAAAAGAGGATAATTTAGATGGAAATATTCTTTATGTTGATATAGGTTTTTATGTGGCTGATCAAgtttttgttagtttgttaaaTGTCATCAATGGACATCTACATACACTTAATTGACTTTTCCGAAAACGGATAAGAGCCATCTCTTACTTTTCATGAAACAAGGTCAGTTatgatttttgaaatttctATGAACCTATTAGTGACTTGTGAATTGTGATATTATTGTATGTTTGTCATGAGTAGTTATCAATGACTTGTACAAACCATTGATGTTTGAAAGATAGGTGCAGGTTTAGGAGTATCAGTGGCTCAAAGTGTTGTCAATGGCGGAGAGCCAAACACCTGCAATACCAACATCCGAGTATGGCACTGTGGTGTCGCCATCCTTCACAAATTTGGCCATGGCAGAAAGCCAAAAATCTGCTACCGGTATATGCCATGGCTGATATTTGACAACATTGGTGGCTCGAGATATTATCTTGTATTTGTCATGAGAAATTAGCAATGACTTGTACAAACCATTATTGTTTGAAAGATAGGCGCAGGTTTAGGAATTTCTCCATAAGAATTAAGATGCAGACAGTGACTCCATATGACAGTATTCAACTATtcataaagaaattaaaattttcaaatttaagtgTTCCTAAAGTTCTTAATGGCAGTAGCAATCTTCAGTGCCTTTGAAGGTGATATGGACAAGAGAGTACCACAAAAAAATCTTACATGTGTAAGACGCTAATTAAAGAAATTTACTTTATAGTTTATACAACTCTTAATGATATCTCCAAAATAATCCGTGCATTGGCTAATATTCAGAAGGGGGGGAAGGGGGGGGGGAAAGAGAgaattattttacattaaatcAAAAACTTGGATAAAAAACAGAAGCATGTGCCCTGCAATGCATAAAAGTGAACCATCTTCCATTTCTAGCACTTCATTGACAGTTAAACAGAGTGTGTAAGTAGATGCGCCTATAGCATGATACTCACTTAAACTCCACATGAAACTAGACCTATAGTCAATGGATGTGTTAGGCCCAAATTTGTCGAGGGAAGAGAAA from Trifolium pratense cultivar HEN17-A07 linkage group LG1, ARS_RC_1.1, whole genome shotgun sequence includes these protein-coding regions:
- the LOC123903980 gene encoding uncharacterized protein LOC123903980; the encoded protein is MAMISLANGLKTLFSVLGTLMLAVLLYTLITDGFPFRKDLLTPWMAATLIDFYINVTILSAWVVYKEANWVSSILWIVLLISLGSIATSAYIVVQFLKLSSQESSQDPMYYVLLRHPHKSGTDSKTNCSIVATLRILFSILGVVMLGTLVYTLVTDGSPFRTELLTPWMEATLVDFYINVAALSVWVAYKESSWIYAVFWVILLICFGSITSCVYVVLQLFQISCQDPAYLILVRHSDRAENKYKGLSDEAT